GACGAGGAGAGCGGATCTGACCTGGGGACGGGAAGGATTCGAGTTCCTCGGCTGCCATCTTCACAAGCGCATGAGCGGGAAGATCTGGGAGAGGGACGGCCGACGGGTCTACTTCCTCCAGCGCTGGCCCTCGAAGCGCAGTATGAAGCGGCTCCGGGCCCGGATACGGGAGCTCACCGGCCGACATCGAAACGGGGTCAAAGATGTGCGCGTGCTCATCGATGACCTCAACCCGGTGTTACGCGGCTGGGGCAACTACTTCCGAACCGGGAACGCGTCGACGAGGTTCGTCGAGATCGATCGTCACGTCGCCTGGCGGCTCAAGCGCTTCGAGATGAAGCGCCGAGGCCGCAACCTG
This is a stretch of genomic DNA from Acidobacteriota bacterium. It encodes these proteins:
- a CDS encoding group II intron maturase-specific domain-containing protein, with translation MSGKIWERDGRRVYFLQRWPSKRSMKRLRARIRELTGRHRNGVKDVRVLIDDLNPVLRGWGNYFRTGNASTRFVEIDRHVAWRLKRFEMKRRGRNLKAGQAERWTPEYFEALGLHRLRGTIRYPERAFWETA